From the genome of Flavobacterium ovatum, one region includes:
- a CDS encoding 3-oxoacid CoA-transferase subunit B, with translation MALDKIGIAKRIAQELQDGYFVNLGIGIPTLVANYIPKGINVEIQSENGVLGMGPFPFEGEEDADLINAGKQTITTLAGASFFDSAMSFAMIRGKHVDLTILGAMEVAENGDIANWKIPGKMVKGMGGAMDLVASAENIIVAMMHVNKAGESKILKKCTLPLTGVNCVKKIVTELAVMEITPNGIKLLERAPGVSVEHIIASTQAELIIDGAIPEMVID, from the coding sequence ATGGCACTTGACAAAATCGGAATAGCAAAACGCATCGCACAAGAACTCCAAGACGGTTATTTTGTAAACCTAGGAATCGGAATACCTACTCTTGTAGCAAACTATATCCCTAAAGGAATAAACGTCGAAATACAAAGCGAAAACGGCGTTCTAGGCATGGGTCCGTTCCCTTTTGAAGGAGAAGAAGATGCTGATCTCATCAATGCGGGAAAACAAACGATAACTACTTTAGCAGGGGCATCCTTCTTTGATTCGGCTATGAGTTTTGCCATGATTCGTGGCAAACACGTCGACTTGACTATATTGGGCGCTATGGAAGTTGCCGAAAATGGCGATATAGCCAACTGGAAAATCCCAGGCAAAATGGTAAAAGGCATGGGTGGTGCGATGGATTTGGTTGCTTCTGCCGAAAACATCATCGTAGCCATGATGCACGTCAACAAAGCTGGAGAATCCAAAATTCTAAAAAAATGTACTTTGCCCTTGACAGGTGTCAATTGTGTCAAAAAAATAGTGACCGAACTCGCCGTAATGGAAATCACTCCCAACGGAATTAAATTACTAGAACGTGCTCCTGGAGTTTCTGTCGAACACATCATCGCTTCTACCCAAGCGGAACTTATCATTGATGGAGCTATTCCAGAGATGGTAATTGACTAA
- a CDS encoding CoA transferase subunit A: MINKKVNNVQEALIGIENGMTLLLGGFGLCGIPENSIAELVQKETTQLTCISNNAGVDDFGLGLLLQKKQIKKMISSYVGENAEFERQMLSGELEVELIPQGTLAERCRAAQAGIPAFYTPAGYGTEVAEGKETRDFNGKMHVLEHAFKADFAIVKAWKGDTAGNLIFKGTARNFNPVMAGAAKITIAEVEELVEAGTLDPNQIHIPGIFVQRIFQGTKYEKRIEQRTTRKKD, from the coding sequence ATGATTAACAAAAAAGTAAATAACGTTCAAGAAGCATTAATCGGAATCGAAAACGGAATGACCCTACTCTTAGGAGGTTTTGGTCTCTGCGGAATTCCCGAAAATTCAATTGCCGAATTGGTCCAAAAAGAAACCACCCAACTCACTTGCATCTCCAACAATGCTGGAGTAGACGACTTTGGCCTCGGCTTACTTTTGCAAAAAAAACAAATCAAAAAAATGATTTCGTCCTACGTAGGCGAGAATGCCGAATTTGAACGTCAAATGCTTTCGGGCGAACTCGAAGTAGAACTCATTCCGCAAGGAACATTGGCCGAACGTTGTCGCGCAGCGCAAGCCGGAATACCCGCATTTTACACCCCCGCAGGTTACGGTACCGAAGTAGCCGAAGGCAAAGAAACCCGAGATTTCAACGGAAAAATGCACGTTTTAGAACACGCCTTCAAAGCCGATTTTGCCATTGTAAAAGCATGGAAAGGTGATACCGCTGGCAACCTCATCTTCAAAGGAACCGCTCGCAACTTTAATCCTGTGATGGCAGGAGCTGCGAAAATCACCATTGCCGAAGTTGAAGAACTAGTTGAAGCAGGAACTTTAGACCCCAATCAAATTCACATTCCAGGGATATTTGTACAACGGATTTTTCAAGGTACTAAATATGAAAAAAGAATTGAACAAAGAACCACCCGTAAAAAAGATTAG
- a CDS encoding transglycosylase domain-containing protein, translating to MATNKKNQDNSDFKKYTRAFWKFFFYGLGSIAVFFLFASWGIFGSMPSFEDLENPDSNLATEIISSDGVVLGKYFQKNRSQLKYSDLPKNLVDALVATEDERFYEHSGIDGRGTLRAIASLGTSGGASTLTQQLAKQLFHGEGSKFLPFRIVQKAKEWIIAIRLERQYTKNEILAMYCNVYDFGNYSVGVSSAAQTYFSKSPKELTIDESAILVGMFKNSGLYNPVRNAQGVKNRRNVVLAQMEKSKMITNEQKLKYQALPITLNFKLESHREGTATYFREYLRDYMKKWVSENKKADGSDYDIYKDGLKIYTTIDSRMQLHAEKAVEAHMANLQEEFFLQSKNNKNAPFVNITDAETKRILKQAMKSSNRWNVMKGMDKTDEEIEASFHQEVKMTVFTWKGEKDTIMKPIDSIRYYKHFLQSGLMAMEPQTGNIKAWVGGINYKYFQYDHVAQGARQVGSTFKPFVYATAIEQLNMSPCDSIIDAPFTIPVGRHHVTASWTPRNSDNKYRGMITLKKALANSINTISAKLMDKVGPEAVVELTHKLGVKSQIPLQPSIALGAVDITVEDMVAAYSTFANQGVYNKPQFLSRIEDKSGVVIYEPIPESHDVLNKDIAFAIIKLLEGVTEGGSGSRLRTTYGGGGSNRWTGYPYSFTNPIAGKTGTTQNQSDGWFMGMVPNLVTGVWVGCEDRSARFKSITYGQGATAALPVWGYFMKLCYNDPELKVSKEAFDRPPNLSIKVDCYTAPKAKDSTAIQNNEEFSF from the coding sequence ATGGCTACAAATAAAAAGAATCAAGACAATTCAGATTTTAAAAAGTACACCCGAGCTTTTTGGAAATTTTTCTTTTATGGATTAGGCAGTATCGCTGTCTTTTTCCTATTTGCTTCATGGGGGATTTTTGGTTCTATGCCTTCCTTTGAAGACTTAGAAAATCCAGATTCCAATTTGGCTACAGAAATCATCTCATCAGATGGAGTCGTACTTGGAAAGTACTTTCAAAAAAACAGGTCTCAATTAAAATATTCTGACCTTCCTAAAAACCTTGTAGATGCTTTAGTTGCAACTGAAGATGAGCGTTTTTACGAGCATTCAGGAATTGACGGAAGAGGAACGCTAAGAGCTATTGCAAGTCTAGGAACAAGTGGTGGCGCGAGTACTTTAACGCAACAATTAGCTAAACAATTATTTCACGGAGAAGGTTCTAAATTTCTTCCGTTTAGGATAGTCCAAAAAGCCAAAGAATGGATTATCGCCATTCGATTAGAAAGGCAATATACTAAGAATGAAATCCTAGCCATGTATTGTAATGTCTATGATTTCGGAAATTATTCAGTTGGTGTAAGTTCCGCGGCACAAACATATTTTTCCAAATCTCCAAAAGAATTAACCATCGACGAATCAGCGATTTTAGTGGGAATGTTCAAAAACTCTGGCTTATACAATCCAGTACGCAATGCACAAGGTGTAAAAAACCGTCGTAATGTAGTTTTGGCACAGATGGAAAAATCCAAAATGATTACCAATGAACAAAAATTAAAATACCAAGCTTTACCCATTACCTTGAATTTCAAATTAGAGAGTCATCGTGAAGGTACTGCTACCTATTTCAGAGAATATCTTCGTGATTATATGAAAAAATGGGTGAGTGAAAACAAAAAAGCAGATGGCTCAGATTATGACATCTATAAAGACGGATTAAAAATCTATACAACCATCGATTCGAGAATGCAATTACATGCTGAGAAAGCCGTAGAAGCCCATATGGCAAATTTGCAGGAAGAATTTTTTCTTCAATCTAAAAATAACAAGAACGCTCCATTCGTCAATATTACAGATGCCGAAACCAAACGTATCTTAAAACAAGCCATGAAATCTTCTAATCGTTGGAATGTAATGAAAGGGATGGATAAAACCGACGAAGAGATAGAGGCTTCTTTTCACCAAGAAGTAAAAATGACCGTTTTTACCTGGAAAGGTGAAAAGGACACTATCATGAAACCAATTGACTCTATCCGATACTACAAACACTTTTTACAATCCGGATTGATGGCCATGGAGCCACAAACAGGAAATATCAAAGCTTGGGTAGGCGGAATCAATTACAAATATTTTCAATATGATCACGTAGCCCAAGGAGCTCGACAAGTAGGATCTACCTTCAAACCTTTTGTTTACGCTACTGCTATTGAACAATTAAATATGTCTCCTTGTGATTCAATTATTGATGCACCATTTACCATTCCGGTAGGCCGCCATCATGTAACTGCATCTTGGACTCCTAGAAACTCCGATAATAAGTACCGAGGAATGATTACCTTGAAAAAAGCATTAGCCAACTCGATCAATACCATTTCGGCCAAATTAATGGACAAAGTGGGCCCTGAAGCGGTAGTAGAGTTAACTCATAAATTAGGTGTAAAATCACAAATTCCATTACAACCGTCGATTGCTTTGGGAGCAGTTGACATTACGGTTGAAGATATGGTTGCGGCCTACAGCACATTCGCCAATCAAGGAGTTTATAACAAACCGCAATTTTTAAGCCGAATTGAAGATAAAAGCGGAGTCGTAATCTACGAACCTATCCCAGAATCCCATGATGTATTAAACAAAGACATAGCCTTTGCTATTATTAAATTACTCGAAGGAGTTACTGAAGGCGGTTCTGGTTCTCGTTTACGTACTACATACGGTGGTGGTGGATCCAACCGCTGGACAGGATATCCTTATTCCTTCACCAATCCTATTGCAGGTAAAACAGGAACAACGCAAAACCAGTCCGATGGTTGGTTTATGGGAATGGTTCCAAACTTAGTAACCGGAGTTTGGGTAGGTTGTGAAGACCGTTCTGCACGTTTCAAAAGCATCACTTACGGACAAGGGGCTACTGCAGCCTTACCAGTTTGGGGTTATTTTATGAAATTGTGTTATAATGATCCCGAATTAAAAGTTTCTAAAGAAGCTTTTGACCGTCCGCCAAATTTATCAATCAAAGTGGATTGTTATACGGCACCAAAAGCTAAAGACTCCACTGCGATACAAAATAATGAAGAGTTTTCGTTTTAA
- a CDS encoding gliding motility lipoprotein GldH: MRIKNSFLILLIAIAFCSCDKKRVFDEYKSVGSAWHKDSIISFDLPILDSTKRYDLFINLRDNNNYAYNNLFLIVTLEKPNGYTKVDTLEYEMAAPDGTLLGEGFTDIKESKLFYKEGVRFRGKYKVNIKQAVRESGKVPGVTQLEGITDIGLRIEKKE, translated from the coding sequence ATGAGAATAAAAAATAGTTTTTTAATTCTTCTTATTGCTATTGCTTTTTGTTCCTGTGACAAAAAAAGAGTTTTTGACGAATATAAATCGGTTGGAAGTGCATGGCATAAAGACAGCATTATTTCCTTTGATTTACCCATATTGGACTCTACAAAAAGATATGATTTATTTATCAATCTGAGGGACAACAACAATTATGCGTACAACAATCTCTTTTTGATTGTAACTTTAGAAAAACCCAACGGCTACACTAAAGTAGACACATTAGAGTATGAAATGGCAGCTCCAGATGGAACATTACTTGGCGAAGGATTTACAGATATTAAAGAAAGTAAATTATTCTACAAAGAAGGAGTTCGATTTAGAGGAAAATACAAAGTGAATATCAAACAAGCGGTGAGAGAATCAGGAAAAGTCCCTGGTGTCACACAACTTGAAGGCATCACAGACATAGGATTAAGAATAGAAAAAAAAGAATAG
- the ricT gene encoding regulatory iron-sulfur-containing complex subunit RicT has protein sequence MACTSCSTSDGGAPKGCKNNGTCGTDSCNKLTVFDWLSNMTLPSGEAPFDCVEVRFKNGRKEFYRNTEKLTLSIGDIIATVASPGHDIGIVTLTGELVRVQMKKKGVSPTSNEVPKIYRKASQKDIDIWSTARDKEEPMKVRARELAIAHKLEMKISDIEFQGDGSKATFYYTANDRVDFRLLIKDFAKEFSTRVEMKQVGFRQEAARLGGIGSCGRELCCSTWLTDFRSVNTSAARYQQLSLNPQKLAGQCGKLKCCLNYELDTYMDALKGFPDFDTKLVTEKGDAVCQKQDIFKGLMWFAYTNNFANWHVLKIDKVQEIIAENKQKKKVSALEDYAIEIIQEIEKDFNNAMGQESLTRFDQPKKKKKPTRKIKPAGEKVTTENQDQPASENKSNNPRPAGNKPKQANKKPSNNKNVPKGENTPNPQPRKPIIITKNENKK, from the coding sequence ATGGCATGTACAAGTTGTTCAACTTCTGATGGTGGCGCACCAAAGGGTTGTAAAAATAATGGGACTTGCGGCACCGATAGCTGCAATAAATTAACGGTCTTTGATTGGCTATCGAATATGACTTTACCTTCTGGTGAAGCTCCATTTGACTGTGTTGAAGTACGTTTCAAGAACGGAAGAAAAGAATTTTATCGCAACACCGAAAAACTTACTTTAAGCATTGGAGATATCATTGCAACGGTGGCTTCACCAGGACATGATATTGGAATTGTGACTTTGACAGGCGAATTAGTTCGTGTTCAGATGAAGAAAAAAGGAGTAAGTCCTACCAGTAATGAAGTTCCGAAAATCTATAGAAAGGCATCTCAAAAAGATATCGACATTTGGTCAACTGCTAGAGATAAAGAAGAGCCTATGAAGGTTCGTGCACGTGAACTAGCAATTGCACACAAATTAGAAATGAAAATATCTGATATTGAATTTCAAGGTGATGGATCTAAGGCTACTTTTTATTACACCGCCAACGATCGCGTCGATTTTAGGCTTTTAATTAAAGATTTCGCCAAAGAATTCAGCACTAGAGTTGAGATGAAACAAGTAGGTTTCCGTCAAGAAGCAGCTCGTTTAGGTGGAATAGGTTCTTGTGGTAGAGAATTGTGTTGTTCGACTTGGCTGACTGATTTTAGAAGCGTGAATACTTCTGCAGCTCGTTACCAACAACTTTCTTTGAATCCGCAAAAACTGGCAGGACAATGTGGTAAATTAAAATGTTGTTTGAACTACGAACTAGATACTTACATGGATGCCTTAAAAGGGTTTCCTGATTTTGACACCAAATTAGTAACCGAAAAAGGAGATGCTGTTTGTCAAAAACAAGATATTTTCAAAGGACTGATGTGGTTTGCTTACACTAATAATTTTGCTAATTGGCATGTCTTAAAAATTGACAAAGTACAAGAAATTATTGCCGAAAATAAGCAAAAAAAGAAAGTTTCTGCACTGGAAGATTACGCAATTGAAATCATTCAAGAAATAGAAAAAGACTTTAACAATGCGATGGGACAAGAGAGTTTAACTCGTTTTGACCAACCTAAGAAGAAGAAAAAACCAACCAGAAAAATTAAGCCAGCAGGAGAAAAAGTCACTACTGAAAACCAAGATCAACCGGCTAGCGAAAACAAATCAAACAATCCTAGGCCAGCTGGCAACAAGCCTAAACAGGCTAATAAAAAACCATCTAATAACAAAAACGTTCCTAAAGGTGAGAACACACCTAATCCACAACCTAGAAAACCTATAATCATTACCAAAAATGAGAATAAAAAATAG
- a CDS encoding T9SS type A sorting domain-containing protein, with translation MDEIEGDYSIYDLSGKAVSTGKASNQINVSSLPSGLYILTTKKGSLKFAK, from the coding sequence ATGGATGAAATTGAAGGAGACTATTCTATTTATGATTTAAGTGGTAAAGCAGTATCAACTGGAAAAGCATCAAATCAAATTAATGTTTCCTCTTTGCCATCAGGACTTTATATTTTAACAACTAAAAAAGGTAGTTTGAAATTTGCTAAATAA
- a CDS encoding transposase — MIIQTKALKLIKIYSTICDKFEKDLKYSCERFSNNTKQDLTDQEIMTIYLFSVAEEQRFTVKQIHQFACDYLLSWFPNLGSYAGFSNRLNRLSEAFRNLTASLLEDYFPKDCYVNQSLLDSMPIIVCSGKRKEKVATDITDKGYCSTKSLYYYGVKLHALAFRRNNKIPFPEEIQIAPASVNDLTVFKEAWANKENRCFFGDKIYVNKDFFGDLENEKNSIMMTPIKGVKGECQENKNRDKAANDLFSTAVSRVRQPIESFFNWLIQKTDIQRASKVRSTKGLLVHLFGKIAATYINLTF; from the coding sequence ATGATTATTCAGACTAAAGCACTAAAATTAATAAAAATCTATTCAACAATCTGTGACAAATTTGAAAAAGATTTAAAATACAGCTGTGAACGATTTAGCAACAATACTAAACAGGATTTAACAGATCAAGAAATTATGACCATTTATTTATTTTCTGTGGCAGAAGAGCAACGTTTTACAGTTAAACAAATTCATCAATTTGCTTGTGATTATTTGCTATCTTGGTTTCCTAATCTTGGATCTTATGCAGGTTTTTCTAATAGATTAAATCGACTATCAGAAGCCTTTAGGAATCTTACTGCTTCACTTCTTGAAGATTACTTTCCAAAAGACTGTTACGTTAATCAAAGTTTATTAGATTCAATGCCAATAATAGTTTGCTCGGGGAAACGAAAAGAAAAAGTGGCCACTGATATAACTGACAAAGGGTATTGTTCGACAAAAAGCCTCTATTATTATGGAGTTAAGCTACATGCATTAGCATTTAGAAGAAATAATAAAATTCCATTTCCAGAAGAAATTCAAATAGCTCCAGCATCTGTAAACGACTTGACAGTATTCAAAGAAGCTTGGGCAAATAAAGAGAACAGATGCTTTTTTGGAGATAAAATCTATGTTAACAAAGATTTTTTTGGGGATCTTGAGAATGAAAAAAACTCAATAATGATGACTCCAATAAAAGGCGTTAAAGGTGAATGTCAAGAAAATAAAAATAGAGATAAAGCCGCTAACGATTTATTCTCTACAGCAGTATCAAGAGTTAGGCAACCAATAGAGTCTTTTTTTAATTGGTTAATTCAGAAAACTGATATTCAAAGAGCTAGTAAGGTAAGGTCAACTAAAGGATTACTAGTGCACCTTTTTGGAAAAATTGCAGCAACTTATATAAATTTAACGTTTTAA
- a CDS encoding S41 family peptidase has product MKLKNLILILLVGSIFTSCSKDSGSDPEPVPIKAVVPDEINNFVWKAMNSWYYWQPNVPDLADSKIASSNTYADFINGKTPDALFYSLLYQRGTVDRFSWIENSNEVVNISNTAEVKKSRGFSYGVYPKDTGNVNLVALINYIVPSSPADLAGLKRGDVITKLNDNPLTTSNYNELTNTQITITLAATVGITNTGLVTTDKATTVTVAQTDIDENPVAYYEKKVYNGKNIGYLVYNGFKSDYNDELNAAFATMKSDGINELVLDLRYNGGGSLETAIALAQMINGSFTSKPYAYLDFNDKHNNEDGFEYLSDKVRVFNLVDNEPTFQREENINSLALTKIYVLVSFQTASASELTIQCFKKYISVTTIGEETVGKFVGSNTLYDSPANNYISYTNRSTKHKWQMQPITFAYYNKDKDVNPTKITPDYEINPYYAFLNRVEFGNVKDPCLKKAVELITGQTLQNKGQNTDTKLSFRNENLAAFNPTNAAKGLYIEDFKSRKE; this is encoded by the coding sequence ATGAAACTAAAAAATCTAATTTTGATATTGCTTGTTGGATCGATTTTTACTTCTTGCAGCAAGGATTCGGGTTCGGACCCAGAACCTGTTCCAATCAAAGCTGTTGTACCTGACGAGATTAACAACTTTGTTTGGAAAGCAATGAATTCCTGGTATTATTGGCAACCGAATGTTCCCGATTTAGCCGATAGCAAAATTGCTTCTAGCAATACCTACGCTGATTTTATTAACGGAAAAACTCCCGATGCTCTTTTTTATTCGCTCCTATATCAAAGAGGAACTGTTGATCGGTTTTCTTGGATTGAAAACAGTAATGAAGTGGTGAATATTTCAAATACTGCCGAAGTCAAAAAAAGTCGTGGTTTTAGTTATGGTGTTTACCCTAAAGACACCGGTAATGTCAATTTGGTAGCCTTGATAAATTATATTGTACCAAGTTCACCAGCAGATTTGGCGGGATTGAAAAGAGGAGACGTGATCACAAAACTAAATGACAATCCACTTACTACAAGCAATTATAATGAACTAACCAATACGCAAATAACAATTACGTTGGCAGCAACCGTGGGAATTACAAACACTGGTTTGGTGACTACTGACAAAGCCACAACTGTTACTGTAGCCCAAACAGACATTGACGAAAACCCCGTTGCTTATTACGAAAAGAAAGTATATAATGGCAAAAACATTGGTTATTTGGTTTATAATGGTTTCAAGTCAGATTATAACGACGAACTTAATGCAGCTTTCGCCACAATGAAATCGGACGGAATAAACGAATTGGTTTTGGATTTAAGGTACAACGGAGGCGGATCATTAGAAACTGCAATTGCTTTGGCACAAATGATTAACGGAAGTTTTACCAGCAAACCTTATGCTTACTTAGATTTCAATGACAAACACAATAACGAAGATGGCTTTGAATACCTTTCAGACAAAGTTAGAGTTTTTAACTTGGTTGATAACGAACCCACTTTTCAGAGAGAGGAAAACATAAATAGCCTTGCTTTGACAAAAATATATGTCTTAGTAAGTTTTCAAACGGCTTCTGCGAGCGAACTAACTATTCAATGTTTTAAAAAATACATTAGCGTGACCACTATAGGAGAAGAAACCGTAGGTAAATTTGTAGGATCGAATACCTTATATGACTCACCTGCTAACAATTACATTTCATACACCAATAGAAGTACCAAACACAAATGGCAAATGCAACCCATTACTTTTGCATATTACAACAAAGATAAAGACGTAAATCCAACAAAAATTACGCCTGATTACGAAATCAATCCTTACTATGCTTTCTTAAATCGGGTTGAATTCGGAAACGTAAAAGACCCTTGTTTAAAAAAGGCTGTCGAACTGATTACTGGGCAAACCCTCCAGAATAAAGGTCAAAACACCGACACAAAATTGTCTTTTAGAAACGAGAATCTTGCTGCATTCAATCCTACAAATGCTGCCAAAGGATTGTATATTGAAGATTTTAAAAGTCGAAAAGAATAA
- a CDS encoding rhodanese-related sulfurtransferase — protein sequence MQLYNTLSAEERAIMIDDAGKQRLTLSFYAYAQIQDPTQFRNDLFRAWDPLVVLGRIYVAKEGINAQLSLPADNFYAFKDTLDEYDFMQGMRLNVAVEQDDHSFLKLTVKVRDKIVADGLNDETFDVTNIGVHLKAKEFNEILDNPNTIVVDFRNHYESEIGYFKGAITPDVDTFRESLPIINEQLQDFKEDKNLVMYCTGGIRCEKASAYFKHQGFKNVYQLEGGIINYAKQIKEENLESKFIGKNFVFDHRLGERITDDIVSQCHQCGKPCDVHTNCINEGCHLLFIQCEECAQAMQGCCSQDCVDVIHLPEEEQKAIRRGVKNGNKIFKKGKSDVLTFKNREANHDPLAAVPNLADLTKSKALAKKQPKIKKQYIGNGTHFYPKPSIGQFSIEENEIKVGDTILIKGMTTGEQQLVITEMQVNDVKADKAVAGDICTFQLPFRIRLSDKLYKVLEA from the coding sequence ATGCAACTGTATAACACTTTAAGCGCAGAAGAAAGAGCCATCATGATTGATGATGCCGGAAAACAAAGACTTACTTTGTCTTTCTATGCTTATGCGCAAATTCAAGATCCAACACAATTTCGTAACGATTTATTCCGTGCTTGGGACCCGCTAGTGGTTCTTGGTCGTATTTATGTGGCCAAAGAAGGAATAAATGCCCAGTTATCACTTCCTGCAGATAATTTTTATGCTTTCAAAGACACACTTGACGAGTATGATTTTATGCAAGGAATGCGTTTGAATGTTGCAGTGGAACAGGACGATCACTCGTTCTTGAAATTGACAGTAAAAGTGCGTGACAAAATTGTTGCCGACGGTTTGAATGATGAAACTTTTGATGTGACCAACATTGGGGTGCATTTGAAAGCGAAGGAATTCAACGAAATATTGGATAATCCAAATACGATTGTAGTTGATTTTCGAAATCATTACGAGAGCGAAATTGGCTATTTTAAAGGAGCAATTACGCCAGATGTGGATACTTTTCGCGAATCGTTGCCGATTATCAACGAGCAATTACAAGATTTTAAGGAAGACAAAAACTTGGTAATGTATTGCACCGGAGGAATTCGTTGCGAGAAGGCTTCGGCTTACTTTAAGCACCAAGGTTTTAAAAATGTATACCAGCTTGAAGGTGGAATTATCAATTACGCCAAGCAGATCAAGGAAGAAAACCTAGAAAGCAAGTTCATTGGAAAAAACTTTGTGTTTGACCACCGCTTAGGTGAAAGAATTACGGATGATATTGTGTCCCAATGCCACCAATGCGGAAAACCTTGTGATGTGCACACCAATTGCATCAACGAAGGTTGTCATTTGTTGTTTATTCAGTGCGAAGAATGTGCCCAAGCCATGCAAGGTTGTTGCTCACAAGATTGTGTAGATGTGATTCATTTGCCAGAAGAGGAGCAAAAAGCGATTCGTCGTGGAGTTAAAAACGGTAATAAGATTTTCAAAAAAGGAAAATCGGATGTGTTGACTTTCAAAAATAGAGAAGCAAATCACGATCCTTTGGCTGCAGTTCCGAATTTGGCTGATTTAACAAAATCGAAAGCTTTGGCCAAAAAACAACCAAAAATCAAAAAACAATACATCGGGAACGGAACGCATTTTTATCCAAAACCAAGTATTGGACAGTTTTCTATCGAAGAAAACGAAATCAAAGTGGGCGATACTATTTTAATTAAAGGAATGACTACTGGTGAACAACAACTAGTTATTACCGAAATGCAAGTAAACGATGTGAAAGCGGACAAAGCGGTTGCGGGAGATATTTGTACTTTTCAATTGCCGTTTAGAATTCGATTGTCTGATAAATTGTATAAGGTATTGGAGGCGTAA
- a CDS encoding DUF6503 family protein, translating into MEKKLIILCVSAALFFSCKNKNETVTETTTNKTEKPLSKADSIVNQAIEAHGGKLYEQADYSFIFRDKKYRFKNNNSSNTYSSEIQKGDSLILDVMTADHFERTINGKSQNLNKDDSAKYSESLNSVIYFTTLPYKLQDAAVNKKFIEETAIKGKKYDLIKVTFSQDGGGKDFDDEYSYWINKDIHKIDYLAYNYHVNEGGVRFRAAFNSRVIDGITFQDYINYEAPVGTDLKDLPKLYEEGKLKELSKILTEHVVNNHK; encoded by the coding sequence ATGGAAAAAAAATTAATAATACTATGTGTTAGTGCGGCACTCTTCTTCTCTTGTAAAAATAAAAATGAGACTGTAACAGAAACTACCACAAATAAAACCGAAAAGCCGCTCTCAAAAGCAGATTCCATAGTTAATCAAGCCATTGAAGCACATGGCGGGAAATTGTATGAGCAAGCCGACTATTCTTTTATTTTTAGAGACAAAAAATATCGTTTTAAAAACAACAACAGTAGCAATACCTATTCATCTGAAATTCAAAAAGGAGATTCATTGATTCTGGATGTCATGACTGCTGACCATTTTGAACGAACGATCAACGGAAAATCACAAAATTTAAACAAAGACGATTCGGCAAAGTATTCTGAAAGTCTAAATTCTGTTATTTACTTTACTACGCTGCCGTACAAACTTCAAGATGCTGCGGTAAATAAGAAATTCATTGAAGAAACAGCCATCAAAGGAAAGAAATACGATTTAATAAAAGTTACCTTTAGTCAAGACGGTGGTGGAAAAGATTTTGATGATGAATATAGCTACTGGATCAATAAAGACATCCATAAAATTGATTACTTGGCGTACAACTACCACGTCAATGAGGGTGGAGTTCGTTTTAGAGCCGCTTTTAACAGCCGAGTAATTGACGGAATCACTTTTCAGGATTACATAAACTATGAAGCTCCTGTAGGAACTGATTTAAAAGATTTACCTAAATTATATGAAGAAGGAAAACTAAAAGAACTCTCTAAAATACTGACAGAGCATGTGGTAAACAATCATAAATAA
- a CDS encoding BrxA/BrxB family bacilliredoxin produces the protein MYPEEMVKPMQAELTTAGFQDLHSASAVNDAIKAEGTTLVVVNSVCGCAARNARPGAKMSLDGAKKPDHLITVFAGVDKDAVDAVREHMFPFPPSSPAMALFKNGELVHMLERHHIEGRPAEMIAENLQDAYNEHC, from the coding sequence ATGTATCCAGAAGAAATGGTAAAACCAATGCAAGCTGAATTAACAACTGCAGGTTTTCAAGATTTACATAGTGCATCAGCTGTAAATGATGCTATCAAAGCAGAAGGAACAACGTTAGTAGTTGTAAACTCAGTTTGTGGATGTGCAGCAAGAAATGCTCGTCCAGGAGCAAAAATGAGTTTAGACGGTGCTAAAAAACCAGATCACTTAATCACTGTTTTTGCAGGAGTTGATAAAGATGCGGTTGATGCAGTTAGAGAACATATGTTTCCTTTTCCTCCATCATCGCCAGCAATGGCTTTGTTCAAAAACGGAGAATTGGTTCACATGTTAGAGCGTCACCATATTGAAGGTCGTCCAGCTGAAATGATTGCTGAAAACTTGCAAGATGCTTACAACGAGCACTGTTAA